A genomic window from Halobaculum sp. MBLA0147 includes:
- a CDS encoding TSUP family transporter, translated as MTLSLSVVSMVALGAVVFLAGTINGVAGFGFALVGTMALATSVEPAVAVVFMIVPILAVNLSLVRDLSVPQLRSCGSRFGPLLAAALVGTLVGMVTLDRLPAGPLRVGLGLLSLGFVATTQNLVRVPGLDRAKEGCFVESTPAMVGVGAVSGLVFGGTNVGVQLIAYIRSCDLSHGLFVGVVAMVFLGLNTLRIGAAATLGLYPDLAVAALSLAAAVPAVAGVALGKRLRTSISERLRRGVVLGLLSVVGVRLLLGGLGFA; from the coding sequence GTGACACTGTCGCTATCTGTCGTCTCGATGGTCGCACTCGGTGCCGTCGTGTTCCTCGCGGGAACGATCAACGGGGTCGCCGGCTTCGGCTTCGCACTCGTGGGGACGATGGCACTGGCGACGAGCGTCGAGCCCGCCGTCGCGGTCGTGTTCATGATCGTCCCGATCCTCGCGGTCAACCTCTCGCTCGTGCGCGACCTGTCGGTGCCGCAGTTGCGGAGTTGCGGCAGTCGGTTCGGCCCGTTACTCGCCGCCGCACTCGTCGGAACGCTGGTCGGGATGGTGACGCTCGACCGGCTCCCCGCGGGGCCACTCCGCGTCGGGCTCGGACTCCTCTCACTGGGGTTCGTCGCGACGACCCAGAACCTCGTCCGTGTGCCCGGACTCGACCGCGCGAAGGAGGGCTGTTTCGTCGAGAGCACGCCCGCGATGGTCGGTGTCGGTGCCGTCTCGGGGCTCGTGTTCGGCGGGACGAACGTCGGGGTCCAGCTGATCGCGTACATCAGGAGCTGTGATCTCTCACACGGACTGTTCGTCGGCGTCGTTGCGATGGTCTTCCTCGGGTTGAACACCCTCCGGATCGGCGCCGCCGCCACACTCGGGTTGTACCCCGACCTCGCGGTCGCCGCCCTCTCGCTGGCCGCCGCCGTCCCAGCCGTCGCCGGAGTCGCACTCGGGAAACGACTCCGGACGTCGATCTCGGAGCGTCTCAGGCGCGGCGTCGTTCTGGGGCTGCTCTCCGTCGTCGGTGTCCGTCTCCTCCTGGGCGGTCTCGGCTTCGCGTGA
- a CDS encoding type IV pilin, with protein sequence MRYKLGSGEQKGVTPVIGVVLLVAVVVVLAGAVGAVTLGQFGSTDLDPAPQVVITPETKNVSNGYPRDDTVILTHEGGDSLRRGELTVHIGPDMVFNRSVNSDTLSGGSLNKKTDGVILEIDDNAWNDLTSPVNEWGETVQTGDTLIIKDRNYSHPNVYDVINEGDRITVVWVDEEDRRFVIFSGTV encoded by the coding sequence ATGAGATATAAACTGGGGTCAGGGGAGCAGAAGGGGGTGACTCCAGTGATCGGGGTCGTCTTGCTCGTCGCTGTCGTCGTGGTCCTGGCTGGGGCAGTTGGCGCTGTGACGCTCGGCCAATTCGGGAGCACGGATCTAGACCCTGCGCCCCAAGTTGTAATCACACCCGAAACAAAGAACGTTTCTAACGGGTATCCGAGAGACGATACTGTGATCTTGACACACGAAGGGGGAGATTCGCTGAGACGAGGCGAACTAACTGTACACATCGGGCCAGACATGGTCTTCAATCGATCAGTCAACAGTGACACGCTCTCTGGCGGGAGCCTGAACAAGAAAACTGACGGTGTTATCCTTGAGATCGACGACAACGCTTGGAACGATCTGACGAGCCCCGTCAACGAGTGGGGAGAGACAGTCCAGACGGGAGACACACTGATCATCAAAGACCGAAATTACAGTCACCCGAACGTCTACGATGTGATCAACGAGGGAGATAGGATAACAGTCGTCTGGGTCGACGAGGAGGATCGGAGGTTCGTGATCTTCTCCGGTACCGTGTGA
- a CDS encoding ABC transporter permease subunit, whose translation MSGEALRRVTARATLTLVLAFAGVFATLAFAPNPSATDGERYLTRFEEVATSTEPAFAQRAEPLSSTLLTWIERVLTLEFGRAGPGGAPVGELVVESLAFSAVYLLPALVVAVGVGTGVQLLAVANGGRASLVTRALAVVLVSVPAFLLAFAATQTVPVELAKRIGTDVTAFDYQLELSPVAGQNLRAATFPFAAAVVYLTGIQMRYAGTELSPLVDEPFVRVARAKGAGRVRLAIHLFPHVAARLATALFTDTLGTFLLGVYVFEWVTGVPGFGALTIDAVGARDPGLTFAVLLLPVLVGVLASTGRELYYAFLDPRVDAG comes from the coding sequence GTGTCCGGTGAGGCGCTCCGGCGAGTGACTGCGAGGGCGACGCTCACGCTCGTGTTGGCGTTCGCCGGGGTGTTCGCGACGCTGGCGTTCGCGCCGAACCCGAGTGCGACCGACGGCGAGCGGTACCTCACCCGGTTCGAGGAGGTCGCCACCTCGACGGAGCCGGCCTTCGCACAAAGAGCCGAACCACTCTCGTCGACGTTGCTCACCTGGATCGAGCGGGTTCTCACGCTGGAGTTCGGCCGTGCCGGCCCGGGTGGTGCGCCGGTCGGGGAGTTGGTCGTCGAGTCGCTCGCGTTCTCGGCGGTGTACCTGCTCCCGGCGCTGGTCGTCGCCGTCGGCGTCGGGACGGGCGTCCAGCTGCTCGCGGTCGCGAACGGCGGCCGGGCGAGTCTCGTGACGCGTGCCCTCGCGGTGGTACTGGTCAGTGTTCCGGCGTTCCTCCTCGCGTTCGCGGCTACCCAGACCGTGCCGGTGGAGTTGGCGAAACGGATCGGTACCGACGTGACTGCGTTCGACTACCAACTCGAACTGTCGCCAGTGGCGGGACAGAACCTCCGTGCCGCGACGTTCCCGTTCGCCGCGGCGGTCGTCTACCTCACCGGCATCCAGATGCGGTACGCCGGGACGGAACTGTCGCCACTCGTCGACGAGCCGTTCGTCCGCGTGGCTCGGGCGAAGGGGGCCGGACGCGTCCGGCTGGCGATCCACCTGTTCCCACACGTCGCGGCACGGCTCGCGACGGCGCTGTTCACCGACACGCTCGGCACGTTCCTGTTGGGTGTGTACGTCTTCGAGTGGGTGACGGGAGTGCCGGGGTTCGGGGCGTTGACCATCGACGCCGTCGGCGCACGCGACCCCGGGCTGACGTTCGCCGTGCTGTTGCTCCCGGTGCTCGTCGGCGTGCTCGCGAGCACCGGCCGGGAGTTGTACTACGCGTTCCTCGACCCACGGGTCGACGCCGGGTGA
- a CDS encoding ABC transporter ATP-binding protein, translating to MTETEITLTGVGKTYQSESGPVRAVTDVSFDVRAGEFLSLVGPSGSGKSTVFRIIAGLESATDGVVEVDGAPVAGPGPDRGMVFQDDALFPWRTVAGNVRYGLEEVGPPDGFTISERVDHCLDLVGLSDAADQYPKELSGGMRQRVGIARALAVDPPILLMDEPFASVDARTKATLHGELLDIWRQTEKTILFVTHDIEEAVYLSDRIVVFSDGPGTVLDVVEGPPERPRDRAGESFADTKARVLSYFED from the coding sequence ATGACCGAGACAGAGATCACTCTGACCGGCGTCGGGAAGACCTACCAGAGCGAGAGTGGCCCGGTCAGAGCCGTGACCGACGTGTCGTTCGACGTGCGTGCGGGCGAGTTCCTCTCGCTCGTCGGGCCCTCGGGGAGTGGGAAGTCGACCGTCTTCCGGATCATCGCCGGCCTCGAGTCCGCGACCGACGGCGTCGTCGAGGTCGACGGCGCACCGGTGGCCGGACCGGGACCGGACAGGGGGATGGTCTTCCAAGACGACGCGCTGTTCCCCTGGCGGACGGTGGCTGGGAACGTTCGGTACGGACTCGAAGAGGTCGGACCGCCGGACGGGTTCACGATCTCGGAGCGTGTCGACCACTGTCTCGACCTCGTCGGCCTGTCGGACGCCGCCGACCAGTACCCGAAGGAACTGTCCGGAGGGATGCGACAACGTGTCGGGATCGCCCGCGCGCTGGCCGTCGACCCACCGATCCTCCTGATGGACGAGCCGTTCGCGTCGGTCGACGCACGGACGAAGGCGACACTGCACGGGGAACTCCTCGACATCTGGCGACAGACGGAGAAGACGATCCTGTTCGTCACACACGACATCGAGGAGGCCGTCTACCTCTCCGATCGTATCGTCGTCTTCTCCGACGGCCCGGGGACGGTCTTGGACGTCGTCGAGGGGCCGCCAGAACGGCCACGCGACCGGGCCGGCGAGTCGTTCGCCGACACCAAAGCTCGAGTCCTGTCGTACTTCGAGGACTGA
- a CDS encoding ABC transporter permease, with product MASGADTADYLTDAGGLDLRDARDAILQGGALVAFVVAWWVGALFTPRNILPRPPAVAEVLVSDVTSGLVFELVFQSLRHYVPGLVVGSLLGMSIGILVGWSDTADQTVGTVAQFLRPVPPLAWIPFAVIWFGLTDAGAAFIIAIVAFWINYYNAESGVEGVDQSLIEVAQSLGTTTDLRLVRKIVIPSAVPQLFTGFRTAAGQAWMVMVAAELLGVAGIGKHLWDAASFLQMDVVMAYMLVIGVLFLVTDRVIKIGQTRVLAWR from the coding sequence GTGGCTAGCGGTGCCGACACCGCCGATTACCTGACCGACGCCGGTGGCCTCGACCTCCGAGACGCACGTGACGCGATCCTTCAGGGTGGAGCGTTGGTCGCGTTCGTCGTCGCGTGGTGGGTCGGCGCGCTGTTCACACCACGCAACATCCTCCCGCGGCCACCGGCCGTCGCCGAGGTGCTGGTGTCGGACGTGACCAGCGGTCTCGTGTTCGAACTCGTGTTCCAGAGTCTCCGTCACTACGTGCCCGGGTTGGTGGTCGGCAGTCTCCTCGGGATGAGTATCGGGATCCTCGTCGGGTGGAGTGACACGGCCGACCAGACCGTCGGGACCGTCGCACAGTTCCTCCGCCCCGTTCCACCACTCGCGTGGATCCCGTTCGCGGTGATCTGGTTCGGGTTGACCGACGCCGGTGCCGCGTTCATCATCGCCATCGTCGCGTTCTGGATCAACTACTACAACGCCGAGAGCGGTGTCGAGGGCGTCGACCAGTCGTTGATCGAAGTCGCACAGTCGCTGGGGACGACGACCGACCTCCGGCTGGTTCGGAAGATCGTGATCCCGTCCGCGGTCCCACAACTGTTCACCGGGTTCCGAACCGCGGCGGGGCAGGCGTGGATGGTCATGGTCGCGGCGGAGTTGCTGGGTGTCGCCGGAATCGGGAAACACCTCTGGGACGCGGCGAGTTTCCTCCAGATGGACGTCGTGATGGCGTACATGCTCGTGATCGGTGTGTTGTTCCTGGTGACCGACAGGGTGATCAAGATCGGGCAGACCCGGGTGTTGGCGTGGCGATGA
- a CDS encoding multidrug efflux SMR transporter → MNPYVLLAAAILSELVATTALKLSEGFSRPLPSLGVVVGYGAAFYLVSLTLEDLPVGLVYATWAAVGVVGVATIGIVVFDESMDLAGGLGIALVVCGVYLLNVVSDASAH, encoded by the coding sequence CGTACGTCCTCCTCGCCGCGGCCATCCTGTCGGAGCTCGTCGCCACGACCGCCCTGAAGCTGTCCGAGGGGTTCTCGCGACCGCTCCCGAGTCTCGGAGTCGTCGTCGGGTACGGAGCCGCCTTCTACCTGGTGTCGCTCACGCTCGAGGACCTCCCGGTCGGACTCGTCTACGCGACGTGGGCCGCCGTGGGTGTGGTCGGTGTGGCGACGATCGGTATCGTCGTGTTCGACGAGTCGATGGACCTCGCCGGTGGACTCGGGATCGCACTCGTCGTGTGTGGCGTGTACCTCCTCAACGTCGTCTCCGACGCGTCCGCGCACTGA
- a CDS encoding ABC transporter permease, producing the protein MSDSPSSSESPARSPDTAVSDGAPPLAERRSDPAPFTAVDWSRVAAPERRRLRRAVDHLSTPTLLPSLFAAVAFLVDWRVGVPVYDPTVLDWVLVGSVGTLATVGLAAAPDRDRLRDLARTTARRPVALLATAWLALVGGVGLFGPLVVAEPELRLLFRSQPPIWGSVEAFVVPECAGPVVDGRCQGSLRFPFGTTGRRGQDVFALVVLGLRTSLSVALGGAALAIPFGVAAGSVAVASDRLGRAAGLLAEAVQTYPAILVYFALFWALREQRLVVLIAALGLVSAGGVATLVRDEIRERRGELFVDAARAGGLDRWQRLRRHLLPNVAGLVVSTVALRVPYFVLVEASLSFLQVAFTSTEGATTLGDPSVISLGRLIYLGLVDGYVPVGWWVAGCPAVVLVVTVAAANVFGDHLATALDPRGR; encoded by the coding sequence GTGTCCGACTCGCCCTCCAGTTCCGAGTCACCCGCTCGCTCGCCAGACACTGCGGTGTCCGACGGCGCACCGCCACTGGCAGAGCGACGATCCGACCCGGCGCCGTTCACGGCCGTCGACTGGTCCCGCGTCGCGGCGCCGGAGCGTCGGCGGTTGCGTCGGGCCGTCGACCACCTGTCGACGCCCACGCTCCTCCCGTCGCTGTTCGCGGCCGTCGCGTTCCTCGTCGACTGGCGTGTCGGGGTCCCGGTGTACGATCCGACGGTCCTCGACTGGGTGCTCGTCGGCTCGGTGGGGACGCTCGCGACGGTCGGGCTCGCGGCGGCACCGGACCGCGACCGTCTGCGCGACCTCGCGCGGACCACTGCGCGTCGTCCGGTCGCGCTGCTCGCGACGGCGTGGCTCGCGCTCGTCGGCGGCGTCGGCCTGTTCGGTCCACTGGTCGTCGCCGAGCCGGAGTTGCGGCTCCTCTTCCGCTCACAACCACCGATCTGGGGCTCCGTAGAGGCGTTCGTGGTCCCGGAGTGTGCCGGGCCGGTGGTCGACGGGCGGTGCCAGGGGTCGTTGCGGTTCCCGTTCGGAACGACCGGTCGACGCGGACAGGACGTGTTCGCGTTGGTCGTGCTCGGCCTCCGGACGAGTCTGAGCGTCGCTCTCGGCGGCGCGGCACTGGCGATCCCGTTCGGGGTCGCCGCGGGGTCCGTGGCAGTCGCGTCGGACCGCCTGGGGCGTGCGGCCGGCCTGCTCGCGGAGGCGGTCCAGACGTACCCCGCGATCCTCGTCTACTTCGCGCTGTTCTGGGCGCTGCGCGAACAGCGACTGGTCGTGTTGATCGCCGCTCTGGGTCTCGTGAGTGCGGGTGGTGTGGCGACGCTGGTGCGTGACGAGATCCGAGAACGTCGCGGGGAGTTGTTCGTCGACGCCGCGCGGGCCGGCGGCCTCGACCGCTGGCAACGGTTGCGGCGCCACCTCCTGCCGAACGTCGCCGGCTTGGTCGTCTCGACGGTGGCGCTGCGCGTGCCGTACTTCGTCTTGGTCGAGGCGTCGCTGTCGTTCCTCCAGGTCGCGTTCACGTCGACGGAGGGGGCGACGACACTCGGTGACCCGTCGGTGATCTCGTTGGGGCGACTGATCTACCTCGGGCTCGTCGACGGCTACGTCCCGGTCGGCTGGTGGGTCGCCGGCTGTCCCGCCGTCGTGCTCGTGGTCACCGTCGCCGCCGCGAACGTGTTCGGCGACCACCTCGCGACGGCACTCGACCCGCGAGGGCGGTGA
- a CDS encoding low molecular weight phosphatase family protein, with protein MSDPSTRVAFVCVQNAGRSQMSTAFAERERERRGLEATVEILTGGTHPAEHVHDVVVDVMDEEGFDLSSRTPRQISTAELESCDYVATMGCSTLDLDTDDSGVDVRDWALDDPDGSDTDRVREIRDEIRARVRALFDEIERETA; from the coding sequence ATGAGTGACCCGTCGACTCGCGTGGCGTTCGTCTGCGTCCAGAACGCCGGGCGGTCGCAGATGTCGACTGCGTTCGCCGAACGGGAACGGGAACGGCGCGGGCTGGAGGCTACCGTCGAGATCCTCACCGGCGGGACCCACCCTGCCGAGCACGTTCACGACGTCGTCGTCGACGTGATGGACGAGGAGGGGTTCGACCTGTCGAGTCGCACGCCACGACAGATCTCGACGGCGGAACTCGAGTCGTGTGACTACGTCGCGACGATGGGGTGTTCGACGCTCGATCTCGACACCGACGACTCCGGTGTCGACGTGCGCGATTGGGCACTCGACGACCCCGACGGGAGTGACACGGACCGCGTCCGGGAGATCCGCGACGAGATCCGCGCCCGTGTACGTGCCCTCTTCGACGAGATCGAACGGGAGACGGCCTGA